Part of the Undibacter mobilis genome is shown below.
ACGACAATAGGCGGGCATTCTGCCGGAAGGTCCATTAATACCGTCTTTAGGGCTTCAACCCCGCCGGTCGACGCGCCAATGGCGACGAGCTTTTCCTTGCCAGCGCTGTAGATTCGATTCGTCTTGCGCGGCGCCGCCGCGCCGCGACCAACACGCGCCCGCGCGGCTTGCTTGACCTTGCTCCGCAATTCGCCGGCGATTTCCGACAGACCTTGTGCAGCGTCGTGGACCGGCTTCGCGATGAAATCGACGGCGCCAATTTCCAGCGCCTCAAGTGTGGTTTCAGCGCCGGCCTGCGTCAGCGTCGAGACCATGACGACCGGCATAGGCCGCAGTGTCATGATTTTGCGCAGGAACGTCACGCCGTCCATGTTCGGCATCTCGACGTCGAGCGTTACGACATCCGGGTTTAGCGCCTTGATACGATCGCGCGCGATCAGAGGATCGCCAGCAGTGCCGACAACCTCGATCTCCGGGTCCTCCGACAGCAGCATAGATAACAGCTGACGGATGACGGCGGAGTCGTCGACGATAAGAACCTTGATTTTCTTGTCCATTGGCGTTTCCTGCAATCAATCGAACAGCGTGATTTCGCCGCCGGTCTGGCGCTTCGAGATGCGGCTGACGTATTCCTTTTCCTCGCGCGCAACCGCCGGCGACTCGCCGGAACCGAGCAGGCGACGGATGACTTTGCCGGTCGCCGGCGTGTAATGGATGCGGCGCGGCAGATTGCCACGCAGGTCCTGCGCGACGCAGCGCAGCCCTTCGGCCTCAAGATAGCGAAGGATGAAGTCCGAGTTATCGGTGCCAATCGCATTTTGCGTATCGGTAACGTTACCGCCGCCGAAAACCTTGATTTCAAGCGAATTGCGCGAGCAACCGGCTTTCAGCAATTCGTTGATCAGCTTTTCCATCGCGAAGTTGCCGAAACGCGTCGACTGCATGTCGCCGGCCCAGTTCCCGGCCTTCGAGTGCGGCAGCATGAAGTGATTCATACCTCCGATGCCGAGTCTCGGATCGCGGATGCAGGCGGCGACACACGAACCGAGAATGGTGACAAGCACCTCGTCCGGCTTGGAGGTCACGTAGTATTCGCCCGGGAATACCTTGACCATCCAGGTCTGGCTGACGTTGTCGAAGAATTTGCGCGAGGCGAAGGCCGCGCTGGTGTCGGATCCCGGATCGCTCGGCCGCGCAATCGTGGCGATACTCATCAAACCCTCCGGTAAATGGTGCGGCCGACCAAGCTGATGCCGGGATGCGCGCCGTTGAGCGATTCCGAATGCCCGATATAAAGGAAGCCGCCGGGCCTGATTTTCTCGGTAAAACGTTCGATCAACTGCGCCTTGGTAGGCCCATCGAAGTAGATCATCACGTTGCGGCAGAAGATGGCGTCAAATGGCCCCTTGAACGGCCATGTCTCCATGAGATTGAGCCGCTTGAACGCAATCAAACTGCGCACGGCCCGGTCAACGACCAGTGTGTTGGGCTTGGACGTCCGTTCAAAGTATTCCTGATACGCCCGCGGGACTTCGTCGAGCGAGTTCTCCGGATATTCGCCGCGCGTGCCCCGCGCAACCATCTCCGTGTCGATATCGGTGGCGAGGATGCGGACATCCTGGCGTTCGACGTCGCGAATCTCCCGCTTGAGCACCATGGCGATGGTGTGCGGCTCCTCGCCGCTCGAGCAGCCGGCTGACCAGACGCGCAGGCGGTTCGTTGAGCGATTGCGGCTGAACGGAACTGCGATCTGCTCGCGGAAGTGATCGAAATGATGCGACTCGCGGAAGAACTTGGTCAGGTTGGTCGAGATCGCATTGATGAAGTTTTCCCGCTCACTCTCGGTTTCTTCGAGATACTCGCGGTATGTGCTGAAGGTCTTCATACCGAGGGTGCGGAGCCGGCGCGATAGACGGCTATAAACCAAGTTGCGTTTGCTGTCGGACAGAGCAATGCCTGCAAACTTGTAGGCGAGATCGACCAGCCCACGGAAATCCGCGTCCGAAAAATGAAACTCGCGCGCGCCATCCCCGGCGTCAGGCAAAGCAAAAGCCGCCGGAGCTGAGGCGCGCGCTTTGCCAGCCAGATTCGATGCAGTCGCCTGATTTGCCTTCGTCGCCATCGCTTTGTCCGCACCTCAGAAGCTTCCGGGTTCCCGGTAGTGTTCAGGCCGCTAAGTTGCGGTCCGAATATTCGTACTCACGCGCCTGACTTGTCCGTTCAGAATTCTTTCCAGTCGTCGGCGTTGACGGCCTTGGCGAGCGCGGTCTGCATGTTGCGCGCCGGACCTGAGTTGACGGTCTTGCGAGCAGGCGCCGCCTTCACCGCCGTGGCTTTCAATGGAGCGGCCTTGGCCATCGCGGCCGCCGTCGGCCTTGCCGGCTCGGCCCGCATGGCGGCAGCCGGCTTGTAACCCTGGGTGTCGTGGCCGGACGCGATCTGGAAGAACGCAACCTGCTCGTCCATCGATTTCGCCTGATGCTCCAGTGTCTTGGCGGTCGCCGCGTTCTCCTCGACCAGCGCCGAGTTCTGCTGCGTCACCTCATCCATCTGGTTAAGCGCCCGGTTGATCTCGTCGATGCCGGTAGCCTGCTCCGCCGAGGCATTGGCGATCTCGGACACCACCACCGCGACCTTCTTGATCGACTCGACGATCTCGGTGAGCGACTGACCGGCCCGGTTGACCAGGTCGACGCCATCCTTCACCTGACCGTTCGAGTTGGTGATCAGGTCCTTGATGTCCTTGGCCGCCTGCGACGAGCGCTGCGCCAGGCTGCGCACTTCGGACGCCACGACCGCGAAGCCACGACCGGCCTCACCGGCACGCGCCGCTTCCACGGCCGCGTTCAAGGCCAGCAGGTTGGTCTGGCGGGCGATCTCGTCGATGACGCCGATGATGTCGGAGATCTTGCGCGAGGACTCCTCGATCTTCGCCATGGCATCGACCGCCTTGGCGACGACCGCGCCGCCGCGATCCGCCACTTCCCGGGTCGCATTGGCGTCCTGGTTGGCAAGCTGGGCGTTCTCGGCATTCTTGCGCACCGTAGCGGCAAGCTCTTCCATCGCCGCCGAGGTCTCTTCGAGGCTGGCGGCCTGCTCTTCGGTACGCTGCGACAGGTCAGTGGTCGAGGCGGCGATCTCGGCCGAGGCATTGGTGACCTCACGACCCGAGGCCTTGATCTCGCCGATCGTGGCGGAGACCTTCTGCGCCATGACTTCAACCGCATGGGCGATCTGGCCGACCTCGTCCTTGCGGTCTGCGCCCGGTACCTGGATCGCGAAGTTGCCGTCAGCCACGCTCTCAAGCGGACCGATCAGAGCCCGGAGCGGACGCGCGATCAATATGCTGCCCAGGACGGCCGTGAGGATCATCACGCCGATAACCAGAGTGCCGAGTACCATCGTCACAAGGTTCGCGAAGCCAATAACCTGTTGCGCTTGCGCTTGAGACTCTTCGGCTGCCTTGCTCGTCGAGACGACAATCTCATCCGTCATCTTAATGATGGATTGAGCGGCTGGAATGGCTCGCTCGGCGCCCTTGGTTGCGGATTCTTCCAACTCGGCGATCCGCGCCTTATCTGCATCCGACAGCGCGCTGCCTTTGGCTTTGTCCAGAATGCTGATGATATCGCGCCGGCCAGCCTGAAGGTCCGAAACGACTTTCGCGTAAATCTCGCCGTTTTCCTTCATTTGCTTGGTCTGCTCACGCCGGGACGCAACGGTCGTCGTCGCCGCAATGTGATCGACCTTGGCAATGAACTCGGCGTAGGCCTTCTTGTATTCGTCGAACTGTACATCAAGCGCTTTGATGTCGTTCGCCTGGCGGATGTAAGTTGCCGCGATGCGCATACCACGAACGGCGCTCTTAGCTAGCGCAGCATCGAGGGCGAGATCGGTTCGGCGATCCGTCGTGAAGTTAGCTTCCTTGACCTGCGCGCCAGTCATCATCTGACTGACAATCAAAACGGCGACGAGGAGGATTGTGATACCCGACATAATCGCCAGCTTGGCGCCAATGCGGATATTGGAGAGGCGGAACATACTTCAAGTGCTCCTGGAAAATGTACTATCGCTCGGGGCGGCAACTGTTACGCGAATGATGGCGGCCGCAGCCGCAAGTGTTTTTCCGTTAGTGCTCGGTTGCAGCGCCGTCCTGGACCGTCAGCAGGTTGGGCAGGTCGATCAGCGCGATCATCACGTTGTCGTGGGTCACAAGACCGGAAAGAAAGTCGGTCTGCTGCGCGTTACCGGTGCGCGGCACCTTCTGAATTTGAGAGGCATCGACCGAGACGATGTCGAGCACGCGGTCGCCGATCAGGCCGACCTGACGCCCGCCGATCTGCACGATGATGACAATATGCAGCGGCGTGGTTTCGGTCAGGCCCTGACCGAAGCGACAGCGCAAGTCGACGATTGGCACGATCGCGCCGCGCAGGTTGAGCACGCCGCGCACATATTCGGGCTGCTTCGGTAGGTGGGTAATGTCCGACCAGCCTTTGATCTCGCGCACCGCCATGATGTCGACGCCGTACTGGTCGTCGCCGATGGCGAAGCTGATGAACTGGGTCTGGTTGCCCGCGGCTTGAGCGCCGGCCGAACCGTTCCACTCGGTCGG
Proteins encoded:
- a CDS encoding CheR family methyltransferase, which produces MATKANQATASNLAGKARASAPAAFALPDAGDGAREFHFSDADFRGLVDLAYKFAGIALSDSKRNLVYSRLSRRLRTLGMKTFSTYREYLEETESERENFINAISTNLTKFFRESHHFDHFREQIAVPFSRNRSTNRLRVWSAGCSSGEEPHTIAMVLKREIRDVERQDVRILATDIDTEMVARGTRGEYPENSLDEVPRAYQEYFERTSKPNTLVVDRAVRSLIAFKRLNLMETWPFKGPFDAIFCRNVMIYFDGPTKAQLIERFTEKIRPGGFLYIGHSESLNGAHPGISLVGRTIYRRV
- a CDS encoding chemoreceptor glutamine deamidase CheD, producing the protein MSIATIARPSDPGSDTSAAFASRKFFDNVSQTWMVKVFPGEYYVTSKPDEVLVTILGSCVAACIRDPRLGIGGMNHFMLPHSKAGNWAGDMQSTRFGNFAMEKLINELLKAGCSRNSLEIKVFGGGNVTDTQNAIGTDNSDFILRYLEAEGLRCVAQDLRGNLPRRIHYTPATGKVIRRLLGSGESPAVAREEKEYVSRISKRQTGGEITLFD
- a CDS encoding chemotaxis protein CheW gives rise to the protein MSQIAVSQDTAVAVQPTEWNGSAGAQAAGNQTQFISFAIGDDQYGVDIMAVREIKGWSDITHLPKQPEYVRGVLNLRGAIVPIVDLRCRFGQGLTETTPLHIVIIVQIGGRQVGLIGDRVLDIVSVDASQIQKVPRTGNAQQTDFLSGLVTHDNVMIALIDLPNLLTVQDGAATEH
- a CDS encoding protein-glutamate methylesterase/protein-glutamine glutaminase; translation: MDKKIKVLIVDDSAVIRQLLSMLLSEDPEIEVVGTAGDPLIARDRIKALNPDVVTLDVEMPNMDGVTFLRKIMTLRPMPVVMVSTLTQAGAETTLEALEIGAVDFIAKPVHDAAQGLSEIAGELRSKVKQAARARVGRGAAAPRKTNRIYSAGKEKLVAIGASTGGVEALKTVLMDLPAECPPIVVTQHMPPRFTAAFAERLNRECPMKVSEAKHNDPIEPGHVYIAPGSHHLEVVRVSNQYRCTLSESAPVSGHRPSVDVLFRSVADTVGRGAVGAILTGMGKDGAEGLLAMRKAGAYTLGQDESSALIYGMPRVAFERGAVMKQVSLSHMADAIMEACESSARAAVRA
- a CDS encoding methyl-accepting chemotaxis protein; the encoded protein is MFRLSNIRIGAKLAIMSGITILLVAVLIVSQMMTGAQVKEANFTTDRRTDLALDAALAKSAVRGMRIAATYIRQANDIKALDVQFDEYKKAYAEFIAKVDHIAATTTVASRREQTKQMKENGEIYAKVVSDLQAGRRDIISILDKAKGSALSDADKARIAELEESATKGAERAIPAAQSIIKMTDEIVVSTSKAAEESQAQAQQVIGFANLVTMVLGTLVIGVMILTAVLGSILIARPLRALIGPLESVADGNFAIQVPGADRKDEVGQIAHAVEVMAQKVSATIGEIKASGREVTNASAEIAASTTDLSQRTEEQAASLEETSAAMEELAATVRKNAENAQLANQDANATREVADRGGAVVAKAVDAMAKIEESSRKISDIIGVIDEIARQTNLLALNAAVEAARAGEAGRGFAVVASEVRSLAQRSSQAAKDIKDLITNSNGQVKDGVDLVNRAGQSLTEIVESIKKVAVVVSEIANASAEQATGIDEINRALNQMDEVTQQNSALVEENAATAKTLEHQAKSMDEQVAFFQIASGHDTQGYKPAAAMRAEPARPTAAAMAKAAPLKATAVKAAPARKTVNSGPARNMQTALAKAVNADDWKEF